The Syntrophorhabdaceae bacterium region ATTGACAGGTCCCGAAGGCGAGCTGATGCGCACACTGGGTGATGAGTTCGGTGCAACGACCGGGAGACCCAGGAGATGCGGGTGGTTTGACGCGGTGATCGTAAAGAGGGCAGTGAAACTGAACGGCGTCACAGGACTGGCCCTCATGAAACTTGATGTCCTCGATACCTTCGAGAAGATCAATGTCTGCGTAGAGTACAAGATCGGCAAGCGATATTATTCCGAGCCGCCAATGGATATTCAGGACTACTATCGGAGCGAACCCCGGTACGAGCAGCTTGATGGATGGAACCAGTCCATCCGCGGCGTCAAACAATATGAAGACCTTCCTCCCAACGCGAAGAGATACCTCAAAAGGCTTGAAGAACTGACCGGTGCACGTATCGACATCATATCAACCGGCCCTGAAAGAGAAAGCACGATCGTCCTGAAAAATCCTTTTTCAAGCTGACAGCCATCAGCAAAAAGCAGGTTAAGGTTCAGGCTAAGGTTAAGCTAAACCTGATTCTCCTCAACCTTAACCTGATCCTTCTCCGGGTGTCATTTTCCCGACGCATCTTCCGCCCCATCCCCTGTATCTTGAAGGCATTCCATCGCTATTAATCGTAAAATACAGGCGATTCAGATACTGGCACAGATGTTGCAAAAATAATTTCCAATGGCATCTTATTTAGACCTTGTCGATTCCGTCGTTGTATTGCAGAAGATGCGCGCAGCGGAGAGAGGCGGACGGTTAACAGCGTTCAACAGGTCAAAAAATCTTCATTTCAATGAACTTCTGCGAAAATCCATGGATCAGAAGGCACTGCAGGGAACCCCTTTCAGGCAAGACCCGGCGGATACGTCCGGCACAATGCCTTCCGATGAGAACAAGAGATTTGCGGACTGCCTCAAGTTCGTACTTGCGAAAGAGGGCAGCCGCTACGTACATGAGGATGGGGGAAAAGAATCATCAAGATACGGGATACTGCAATCTACGGCCCGGGAGCTCGGGTACAAGGGTAATATAAAGAATATAACAAAGACGGAGGTTGAGATGATCTATCGTAAGATATGGGACAAATCAGGGGCCAAAGACCTGCCGTTCCCGCTCTGCCTGGTGCATTTTGACACATATGTGAACAGTCCGGCCATGGCGAAGAAGATTCTCGATCAATCAAAAGGGAACGTGGAAGCCTACCTGAAGCTGAGGGAACAGCGGTATGTGCGGCTTGCCGCCTTGAGGCCTGAGGTTTACGGAAAATATCTTAACGGTTGGAAGAACAGAGTGAACAGCCTTAGGACCATGGTTGCTGAATACAAAGGGATACACAACGTTGCCCGAGGGTGACGCTAAAAAGATCTAATAACCAATAACCAAATCCCAATCACCAATTAATACCCGATAATCTAATGATCGAATACCCAAACGGGAAAAACACCCCAAAAGTCTCTGTTTGGTTATTGAATATTGGTTATTATCTGGTGATTGGTTATTGGTGTTTGGTGATTCTCTTCCGATTTGTTTCCATATACATAGACTATAAATGTATTGACTTCTGACTGTGCTTTGGGTTTAAATTGATGGTTTAAATAAAGTAAATAAGGCAGAGTTTTGCATATGGAGGGAGGGAAAGATGAATGACAGCAGTTATTGTAAGAGAAGGCGAATCATTTGAGAGCGCGTTAAAAAGATTTAAAAAACAGTGCGAAAAGACAGGGATACTGTCGGAGATCAAGAAGAGAGAACATTTTGAGAAGCCCAGCGTGAAGAGAAAAAAGAAGATACTGGCGGCCAAGAAAAGGGCTTTGAAGAAGCTGAAAAGAACAATGGACAAAGGCCTCTATTAATGGATCACAGATCGAAGATAGAGGAAGGACTTAAACAAGCATTAAAACAAAAAGACAGCTTGAGAGTATCCGTGCTGCGGATGCTCTTGGCTGCCATTAAGAATAAAGAAGTCGAAAAGATCAGGGCATTATCAGAAGACGAATTCTTCGCGATCGTCAAAACATCTATTAAGCAGCATTTCGATTCCATTGAAGGATTTAAAAAGGGTCAGAGGTTTGACCTCGTTGAAAAGGAAGAAAAGGAACTGCAGATCCTCAAGGAATTCCTGCCCTCTCAGCTCACCGAAGAGGAGATGGCAGCGGGCATAGATGAAGCTATAAATACGGTGGAGGCGAAGGGCCAGAAAGACATGGGGAAGGTTATCAAGTTCCTTATGGAAAAACATCCAGGGAGGATCGACGGAAAAGTACTTAGCGCCATGGTGCTTAAAAGACTATCTTCACAGTAGGTAGTCAAGCCATCTATGGTTGATAAAACCTTATCATACCTCGATTTTTTAAAACTCCTCAATATCATTGTCCAGTATTCTTCAACACCCTTTGTTCACGACCTTATTGCCGGCATAAGGCCGCTGAAAACGTGTGCAGAGATTACCGAAAGGCAGGAGAAGATCGATGCCCTCCTCGAGGTGATCAAATGGGATGGCAAGGTCCCCCTTTCGGACATCCCCGATATAGGGGATATTGTGAGGAGGGTCTTTATCAGGGACTCTGTCCTGGAGGCGCAGGAACTGCTTTTAACGGCAGGGTTTAACAGGGCCTGTGATGACATCCTTTCCTTTTTAAAGAGGACACACAACAAGAAACCTTTTATATCTGAACTCCTCGAGAGGATAAAACGCCTGACAGCGCTCCATGCGAAGATATCCAGGGCGATCAATATCGAGGGATACATCGAAGACAGCGCGTCCTACGAATTATCAAGGATACGTACGGACCTCTTTATGCTCCGCGAAAGGATCCGGAAACAGCTCGAAAAGATCATGGAAAAAGAGCCTGTGCGCCCGATCATCCAGGATTTTTATATATCCCTCCGCAACAACAGGTACGTGATACCTCTGAAGCCGAATTTCAACGAGGTCCTGAAGGGGATCGTTCACGACTACTCCCATACACTGAAGACCTCCTTCGTTGAACCTGTTGAGTGCGTGGAGCTGAACAACAGCATCAATATCCTCATTGATGAAGAAAGAGAGGAAGAGAAGAGGATACTGAGGGACCTTACGGAGTCTGTCAGGGAATCTGCCCAGGATCTGAAAGGAAACCTTGCCGCGATACAGGAATTGGATTTTTGTCATTCAATAGCACTCTTCGCCATTGAGTACGGTTGCACGCGGCCTGAGGTAACAGAGAACATGGGAGGCATAGACATCAGGAACGCCGTGAACCCCTTTATCGTTATATCGAAAAAGAACGAGACGGTGCCTGTTGATATAACGATGGGGAGCGACAAACGGGTGATGATCATCAGCGGACCGAACGCGGGCGGAAAAACCGCCGCCCTCAAGACGATAGGTCTCCTGTCTGTTATGGCAAAGAGCGGTCTGTACATACCGGCGTCGGGTACGCCTGTGATCCCTTTATTTTCAAATATCTTTGCGCTCATCGGCGACGAGCAGGACATCACCATGGAACTGAGCAGTTTTACGGCACATATGTACGCGATCAAAGACCTTTACAACCATGCCGACGGGGATGAACTGGTCCTTATTGACGAGATCGGCGGGGCTACTGAACCACAGGAGGCATCTGCCATCGCAATGGGCGTCATCGACGCCTTCATGGAGAAGGGTTGCAGGGTGGTAGTAACCACCCATCTTAATCTTTTAAAGGCCTATGGATACACGCGCTCCTTTGCGATCAATGTTGCCACAGCCTTTGATATGGACAGCTCAAAACCGCTTTATAAGCTGCTTTATGGAACTGCGGGGTATAGTAATGCGATCCATGTGGCAAAGAACATAGATGTCCCGTCGAAGATCATTGAGAAGAGCTATGAATACCTCGGTAAACAGGAATACATGCTGAACAGCCTTATCAGTTCCCTTGAAACTGAAAAAAAGAATATGGTCGAGGAAAGGAAAGAGCTGACCGGGCTGAAGGAAGAGTTTAAAAAGAGGCTTTCGCTTTTGAAGGAGAAGAGAGAGGAATATATACAAAAGGTAGAGGAAAAATGCCGGAGCAGGCTCTCGGAAATGGAGATTGAGATAGAAGAAATTAAAAAAGAGGTTGCAAAAAAGGAAAGAGCGTCTATAACAAGAAGTAAGGGGAAATTGAAAAACCTTAGAAAAAGATTTCTAAGGGAAGAGATTCCTGAAGAAGAAAAGATAGCCATAGGGGACTTTGTCAAAGTCAAAACCCTGGGAAGCAGTGGATATGTCATCGATGAGGACAGGGAAGGTGAATCCTGCGAGGTAGTAATAGGCAATGTCAGGACAAAGATAAAGAAGGTCTACCTCCATAAGATAACCCCCGAAGGCAGACCCCCCCAGATAAATCCTATTCAGATAGATGTCCAAAGGATAGAAACCCCGCAACTGAACATCATGGGTCTGCGGGTCGAAGAGGCCTTGAAGGAACTGGACATCTTTATCGACCGGGCAATGGTTCAGGGCGTGCCGTCGGTAAAGATAGTCCATGGCATAGGAACAGGGAGGCTCATGCAAGCCGTAAGAAGTCACCTCTCTGACGCCGGTTACAGCAAGAAGGTACGTGGTGATGAAAAAAATGCAGGCGTTACGATAGTAGAGTTGATATGAAGACTACCCTTGAAGAATTACTCGAGAGGATCAACATCCTTGATGTAGTCTCTCAGTATGTTAAATTAAGAAAAGCAGGTAAGGATTACATGGGGTTATGCCCATTTCACAAAGAGAAATCTCCTTCATTTACAGTAAGTACTGAAAAACAAATATATTATTGCTTTGGATGCCGTGAAGGAGGGAATGCGATCAATTTCCTCATGAAATATGAAAACCTGAATTTTCAGGAGGCCCTGGAGAGTCTTGCGAAGGAATACGGCGTAGAGATACAAAGGAGGGGTGATCCGCGAAGGGCAAGCAACTTCGATGCCCTTGCAAGGCTTTCAGAATATTATTTTGATAACCTGAAGAATGCCCGGACAACCCTTCAATACCTCAACAAGAGGGGGATCGATGAGGAGACGATACAGGAATTCAGGATCGGTTACAGTGACCCCTCAGGCAACAGGTTGAAGGCCTTTCTCAAGGATTCCGGCATCCCCAATGATGTCTATCTGGGTACAGGTATTGTACGGATGAAGGACAGGGACCTCTATGATATGTTCAGGGGACGGGTGATCATCCCGATCTTTGATGTGAACAAAAAGGTCATCGGGTTTGGCGGGAGGACCCTTGAGAAAGAAGGTGTGCCCAAGTATATCAATTCACCGGAATCATCGGTGTTTTCGAAAAGGACAGCGTTGTTCGGTATTGATAAGACGCGGAAGCACATTGCTGAGCAGAATGAGGTCTTTATCGTGGAAGGGTATTTTGATTTTATCGCCCTGTATAGGCATGGTTTCCGGAATATCATTGCTACGTTGGGGACTTCGGTGACAGAACAGCAGGTCACGAAATTAAGGAATTACACGAATAATGTTACCCTCATGCTTGACGGTGATGAGGCCGGGATAAAAAGTGCGTTGCGGCTTATCGGGATGTTCGCGGAGATGGATCTTAACGGCGCCATGGTCCTCCTCCCCGGAGGGCATGACCCCGATAGTTTTGTCCGGCAAGAGGGTGCTGAAGCAGTGAGGGACGTTATCAAGACAAAAAAGCCGATCCTCGACTATTACTTTGACTATCACATGAAAAAGGAAGGAATAAAGACCCTCGAAGGAAAACAGTCACTGATCAAGGTCGTTATGCCCTATATAGAGATGATCCATGACGGCGTAAAAAAAAGACTCTACATCAAGAGGCTGTCAGAGCTTACGGGCGTTGAGGAGACCCATTTTACGCGTTATGACCGGGAAGGGGAAGGTGAAACTACCCCCGGAGAGGCCGATTCAGTGAATATCATAGGCAAAAAGGTTGTCAGTGCCTTTATTCAAAATCCCGATCTACTGGAATTTTTTAAAGGAAAGGAGGTGATAGAATACGTCAGGGATGAGGATGTAAAAGAGATACTGGTAAAGATGCTGGACAGTTATACCGAAACGAAGCAGCTGGAGATGAAAAGCTTTATTGAGGTCCTCGAAAAGGAGAAGTTGAAGGAATTTGTTCTCAGTGCAGCGTTTGACACGGCGGAGTTTGGCGATGATGAACTGGAAAGGGTATTGCTCGATTATTTCAAACATCTTAAAAAACAATTCATCAGGGAAGAATCCAGGAAGATTACGGAACAGCTGTCAGAAGCAGAAAAAAGGGGAGATGAGGGGGCGATTATGGAGTTACTTGAAAAGAAGAGGCAGGTTCTAACAGTTATAAAAAATAATTTTTTATAGTGAGGTGACCATGCCTGAAAAAGTGAGGAGGTTGTTTCCTTATGAGGAGCAAACGGATAATAAGGAGCTTTATGTATTAATCTCAAACAGTGACAAGACAGAAAGCCTGCTGGATGATATTGAATTGTTCGACATCGAGAGTGAAGGTAATATCAATGCCATTGACAACAATGGGATTGAAGAGGTGCTGAGTGAAGAGCTTGACCCCTACAATGGGGAACTGGTCAATCCGATACGCCACTATATCAAAGAGATGGGGGGTATGTCGTTACTGACGCGGGAAGGAGAAAAGGAGATTGCCAGGAAGATGGAAGAATCAAAAGAGAAGATCAAGCAGATTATCCTATCTTTCCCCGGGACGGTAAAAGAGTTGCTTAATGCCCTTGTAGCGCTTAAGACTTCAAAAACAACGGTAAAAGATATAACCATGGAAGTGGACGATGAAGAGGAGATGGACACTGAGCTTGAATTTCAGAAAGAGAGGGTCATGGCGCTCCTGGAGAAGCTGAAAGATGCCCATGCCAGCTCTGCACAAGGCAGCCCCAGGGCGAGAGAAAGATACCGGCAAGAGGTGCAGGGGATCATTACAGAGATAAATCTGAGCAGAAAGATCGTCGATAAGATCATACAGAGAATGAGGCGCTATCTTGAGAGGATAGGAAAGATAGAACATGAGATTGAGAAGTGCAAGAATCTAAAAGGGCGGGAAAGGCAGAAAAATCTGGCGTTGATGAATGCGAGGAAGGCAAAGTTTGAACAGGAAATGGGCATTACGGCGCGGGAATTGAAGAATAATATAAAGCATATCGGAGCTGCTGAGCTGGGCTTTGCCGGCGCCAAAAATGAATTGGTAAAGGCGAATCTAAGGCTTGTTGTAAGCATCGCCAAGAGGTATATCAACAGGGGACTCTCTCTCCTTGATCTGATCCAGGAGGGGAACATCGGTCTCATGAAGGCCGTTGACAGGTTTGAATACAGAAGGGGCTATAAATTCAGCACTTATGCTACATGGTGGATACGGCAGTCTATTACGAGGGCGATAGCAGATCAGGCCCGGACAATAAGAATTCCGGTTCATATGATAGAAACAATCAACAAGATCATCAGGGTTTCAAGGGGGCTTGTTCAGGAACTGGGGAGAGAACCGTTCCCCGACGAGATAGCCGAGCGCATCGGTTTTTCAGCGGATAAAGTGAGAAAGGTTTTGAGGATCACCAAGGAACCTATCTCCCTCGAAACCCCGATCAACGATGACGAGGATACTCATCTTGCTGATTTTATTGAGGATAAAGGAACTCTGACGCCGCAGGATT contains the following coding sequences:
- a CDS encoding glycosyl hydrolase 108 family protein produces the protein MASYLDLVDSVVVLQKMRAAERGGRLTAFNRSKNLHFNELLRKSMDQKALQGTPFRQDPADTSGTMPSDENKRFADCLKFVLAKEGSRYVHEDGGKESSRYGILQSTARELGYKGNIKNITKTEVEMIYRKIWDKSGAKDLPFPLCLVHFDTYVNSPAMAKKILDQSKGNVEAYLKLREQRYVRLAALRPEVYGKYLNGWKNRVNSLRTMVAEYKGIHNVARG
- the rpsU gene encoding 30S ribosomal protein S21, with amino-acid sequence MTAVIVREGESFESALKRFKKQCEKTGILSEIKKREHFEKPSVKRKKKILAAKKRALKKLKRTMDKGLY
- a CDS encoding GatB/YqeY domain-containing protein; the encoded protein is MDHRSKIEEGLKQALKQKDSLRVSVLRMLLAAIKNKEVEKIRALSEDEFFAIVKTSIKQHFDSIEGFKKGQRFDLVEKEEKELQILKEFLPSQLTEEEMAAGIDEAINTVEAKGQKDMGKVIKFLMEKHPGRIDGKVLSAMVLKRLSSQ
- a CDS encoding Smr/MutS family protein, with protein sequence MVDKTLSYLDFLKLLNIIVQYSSTPFVHDLIAGIRPLKTCAEITERQEKIDALLEVIKWDGKVPLSDIPDIGDIVRRVFIRDSVLEAQELLLTAGFNRACDDILSFLKRTHNKKPFISELLERIKRLTALHAKISRAINIEGYIEDSASYELSRIRTDLFMLRERIRKQLEKIMEKEPVRPIIQDFYISLRNNRYVIPLKPNFNEVLKGIVHDYSHTLKTSFVEPVECVELNNSINILIDEEREEEKRILRDLTESVRESAQDLKGNLAAIQELDFCHSIALFAIEYGCTRPEVTENMGGIDIRNAVNPFIVISKKNETVPVDITMGSDKRVMIISGPNAGGKTAALKTIGLLSVMAKSGLYIPASGTPVIPLFSNIFALIGDEQDITMELSSFTAHMYAIKDLYNHADGDELVLIDEIGGATEPQEASAIAMGVIDAFMEKGCRVVVTTHLNLLKAYGYTRSFAINVATAFDMDSSKPLYKLLYGTAGYSNAIHVAKNIDVPSKIIEKSYEYLGKQEYMLNSLISSLETEKKNMVEERKELTGLKEEFKKRLSLLKEKREEYIQKVEEKCRSRLSEMEIEIEEIKKEVAKKERASITRSKGKLKNLRKRFLREEIPEEEKIAIGDFVKVKTLGSSGYVIDEDREGESCEVVIGNVRTKIKKVYLHKITPEGRPPQINPIQIDVQRIETPQLNIMGLRVEEALKELDIFIDRAMVQGVPSVKIVHGIGTGRLMQAVRSHLSDAGYSKKVRGDEKNAGVTIVELI
- the dnaG gene encoding DNA primase gives rise to the protein MKTTLEELLERINILDVVSQYVKLRKAGKDYMGLCPFHKEKSPSFTVSTEKQIYYCFGCREGGNAINFLMKYENLNFQEALESLAKEYGVEIQRRGDPRRASNFDALARLSEYYFDNLKNARTTLQYLNKRGIDEETIQEFRIGYSDPSGNRLKAFLKDSGIPNDVYLGTGIVRMKDRDLYDMFRGRVIIPIFDVNKKVIGFGGRTLEKEGVPKYINSPESSVFSKRTALFGIDKTRKHIAEQNEVFIVEGYFDFIALYRHGFRNIIATLGTSVTEQQVTKLRNYTNNVTLMLDGDEAGIKSALRLIGMFAEMDLNGAMVLLPGGHDPDSFVRQEGAEAVRDVIKTKKPILDYYFDYHMKKEGIKTLEGKQSLIKVVMPYIEMIHDGVKKRLYIKRLSELTGVEETHFTRYDREGEGETTPGEADSVNIIGKKVVSAFIQNPDLLEFFKGKEVIEYVRDEDVKEILVKMLDSYTETKQLEMKSFIEVLEKEKLKEFVLSAAFDTAEFGDDELERVLLDYFKHLKKQFIREESRKITEQLSEAEKRGDEGAIMELLEKKRQVLTVIKNNFL
- the rpoD gene encoding RNA polymerase sigma factor RpoD — its product is MGITARELKNNIKHIGAAELGFAGAKNELVKANLRLVVSIAKRYINRGLSLLDLIQEGNIGLMKAVDRFEYRRGYKFSTYATWWIRQSITRAIADQARTIRIPVHMIETINKIIRVSRGLVQELGREPFPDEIAERIGFSADKVRKVLRITKEPISLETPINDDEDTHLADFIEDKGTLTPQDSAIFDDMIEHLNTILATLSPREERVVRMRFGLGEKHDHTLEEVGQVFDVTRERIRQIEAKALKKLRHPTRSKQLRCFVEI